A stretch of the Parachlamydia acanthamoebae genome encodes the following:
- the queA gene encoding tRNA preQ1(34) S-adenosylmethionine ribosyltransferase-isomerase QueA, translating to MTNSPYHLSSYHFDLPQELIAQHPCTPRDHSRLMVVDRGSGILSEIPFYELADFLQKGDSLIFNNTKVIPARLLGKRLTGGQAEVFLKAQRSDGTWEVLVKPGKQLGLGSKVIFSETFSCEIVDVLPEGARCVRFFHEGDFNQVLEQHGKIPLPKYIKREPDVKEDGERYQTVYAAHPGAVAAPTAGLHFTQPLLNRITSKGVERIEVTLHVGLGTFLPIKVEDIRDHQMHDESFFISVQAAQQLNNPSSGRQICIGTTSCRALESAAGHSSIIQPGEYSTDIFISPGYQFRKMQALLTNFHLPCSSLLVLVSTFAGHELIREAYQKAVKEKFRFYSYGDAMLVL from the coding sequence ATGACTAATAGCCCTTATCATCTTTCCTCTTATCATTTTGATCTTCCCCAAGAATTAATCGCTCAACATCCCTGCACACCTCGAGATCATTCTCGCTTAATGGTCGTTGATAGAGGTTCTGGAATATTAAGTGAGATCCCTTTTTATGAATTGGCCGATTTCCTGCAGAAAGGAGATAGCCTTATTTTTAATAACACAAAGGTCATTCCTGCTCGGTTATTGGGGAAACGGCTTACTGGTGGTCAGGCTGAAGTTTTTCTTAAGGCTCAAAGAAGCGACGGTACTTGGGAGGTTTTGGTAAAGCCAGGAAAACAACTGGGTCTTGGATCCAAGGTTATTTTTAGTGAAACATTTTCTTGTGAAATTGTAGACGTTCTTCCTGAAGGCGCTCGATGTGTTCGTTTCTTCCATGAGGGGGATTTTAATCAAGTGCTAGAGCAGCATGGCAAAATTCCTTTACCTAAATACATCAAGAGGGAACCTGATGTTAAAGAAGATGGGGAACGCTATCAAACGGTATATGCAGCTCATCCAGGTGCTGTTGCGGCTCCTACTGCGGGATTGCACTTTACGCAACCATTACTCAATCGAATAACATCAAAAGGTGTTGAAAGAATCGAAGTGACTTTGCATGTGGGGCTAGGTACTTTTCTTCCGATAAAGGTTGAAGATATTCGCGATCATCAAATGCACGACGAGTCTTTTTTTATTAGTGTGCAAGCTGCCCAACAATTAAATAATCCTTCCTCTGGGCGCCAAATTTGCATCGGGACCACCAGTTGTCGTGCATTGGAATCTGCTGCTGGGCATTCATCTATAATCCAGCCAGGAGAATATTCCACGGATATCTTTATTTCTCCTGGGTACCAGTTTCGCAAAATGCAAGCTTTGTTGACGAATTTCCACCTACCCTGTTCCAGCTTGCTCGTCTTAGTAAGCACTTTTGCTGGTCACGAGCTTATCCGCGAAGCCTATCAAAAAGCTGTTAAAGAAAAATTCCGTTTTTATTCTTATGGCGATGCAATGCTCGTTCTTTAA
- a CDS encoding SpoIID/LytB domain-containing protein codes for MKIMRNLLLLASLSFSITAQAGIWETVTEILWKQSPPAPPAVNVLVIHDQPSIMLEVKGKYQLYDPHDESHISTRFLGKRKPIEAMSGGLRWGEEFPGIHQLKVVPDQLTTILSVDGTDYPGSLLVYDIGGTVSVVNQIPLEKYLEVILEPQFVEPLPEEALAAVAIIARTHAYYLTENPKNPYWTVEGSRVGYQGNVQIRSDSPMAKAIKATRGMILSRTGTYEKVLTPFAAQWGSGSGGKASGQQNSIFSRITLFEAEEMARKGDNAAQILAKAFPNATIELIK; via the coding sequence ATGAAGATCATGCGTAATCTGCTTTTACTTGCAAGCCTGTCATTTTCCATTACTGCGCAAGCAGGAATATGGGAAACTGTTACAGAAATTTTATGGAAACAAAGTCCCCCAGCTCCTCCTGCGGTAAATGTCTTGGTCATTCATGACCAACCCAGCATAATGCTCGAGGTAAAAGGGAAATATCAATTGTACGATCCACATGACGAATCGCATATCAGCACACGTTTTTTAGGAAAACGTAAGCCGATTGAAGCGATGTCTGGCGGATTAAGATGGGGAGAAGAATTCCCTGGTATTCACCAATTAAAAGTTGTTCCAGATCAATTGACAACGATATTGTCAGTAGATGGAACAGATTATCCAGGGTCTTTACTTGTTTACGATATTGGTGGAACTGTGAGTGTCGTCAACCAGATTCCTCTAGAAAAATATTTAGAAGTGATACTGGAGCCTCAATTCGTGGAACCTCTGCCAGAGGAAGCGCTCGCTGCAGTTGCTATTATTGCACGGACACATGCTTACTATCTGACAGAAAATCCCAAAAATCCTTATTGGACAGTTGAAGGAAGTCGCGTTGGCTACCAAGGGAATGTTCAGATTCGTTCAGACAGTCCGATGGCAAAGGCTATTAAGGCTACCCGTGGCATGATTTTAAGTCGGACAGGTACTTATGAAAAGGTGTTAACACCTTTTGCTGCTCAGTGGGGTTCTGGATCTGGTGGAAAAGCGTCAGGACAACAAAACTCCATTTTTTCACGCATTACACTCTTTGAGGCTGAAGAAATGGCTCGCAAAGGAGATAATGCTGCGCAAATCTTAGCGAAAGCATTTCCTAATGCCACAATTGAGTTAATTAAATAG
- the ruvB gene encoding Holliday junction branch migration DNA helicase RuvB has protein sequence MTTKNYIESSFCQEDTTFEVPLRPQALDDFAGQDSIRERLEVLIGAAKQRGEALSHCLFSGPPGLGKTTLANILAKAMGTNIVVTSGPLIEKAGDLAGVLTNLKEGDILFIDELHRLQPAIEEYLYPPMEDFVLDLMIDKGPNARSIQIKLPRFTLVGATTRVGLLTSPMRSRFAFSCRLDYYEPKVLEQILGRTAQILHMTIDQKGLAEIAQRARGTPRIANHLLRWVRDYAQMRANNIITQPIVIKALEMLAIDQIGFDEMDKKILEVLIDDYNGGPVGLNTLAVAIGEEKNTIEEVHEPYLIMKGFIKRTPKGRVATESAYKHLGKLKKGRTEK, from the coding sequence ATGACAACAAAAAACTATATCGAATCTTCGTTTTGCCAGGAAGATACTACTTTTGAGGTCCCTCTAAGACCGCAAGCGCTAGACGATTTTGCAGGTCAGGATTCTATTCGAGAAAGGTTGGAAGTGTTGATTGGTGCGGCAAAACAAAGAGGCGAAGCACTCAGCCATTGTTTGTTTAGCGGTCCTCCCGGGCTCGGGAAGACAACGTTAGCAAATATTTTAGCTAAGGCAATGGGAACGAATATTGTTGTGACATCTGGACCACTTATTGAAAAAGCGGGAGATTTGGCAGGTGTTTTGACGAATCTCAAAGAAGGGGATATTCTCTTTATCGATGAGCTGCATCGTTTACAACCAGCCATAGAAGAGTATTTGTACCCGCCTATGGAGGATTTTGTCCTGGATTTGATGATTGATAAAGGACCAAATGCACGTAGCATCCAAATCAAATTGCCACGCTTTACTTTGGTTGGAGCAACTACGCGCGTCGGTTTATTAACATCTCCCATGCGTTCTAGATTTGCATTTTCATGCCGCTTAGATTATTATGAACCTAAAGTTCTAGAGCAAATATTGGGTCGTACTGCGCAAATTTTGCATATGACAATCGATCAGAAAGGGTTAGCGGAAATCGCACAACGCGCTAGAGGCACACCTCGCATAGCGAACCATCTTTTAAGATGGGTGCGAGATTATGCACAAATGCGTGCAAATAACATCATTACGCAGCCGATTGTGATCAAAGCCTTAGAAATGTTGGCAATTGATCAAATTGGATTTGACGAAATGGATAAAAAAATTTTAGAAGTTTTAATTGATGATTACAATGGTGGGCCAGTGGGATTGAATACACTTGCAGTTGCCATTGGAGAAGAAAAAAATACAATAGAGGAAGTGCACGAGCCTTATTTAATCATGAAAGGGTTTATCAAACGTACACCCAAAGGCCGTGTTGCAACAGAATCTGCCTACAAACACTTAGGAAAATTAAAAAAGGGAAGGACGGAGAAGTGA
- a CDS encoding sodium-dependent transporter, which produces MNSASVRGSWGSRIGFIFAVAGSAVGLANIWRFPYLVGKHGGAAFIFVYILSLLLIGFPVFIAEILIGRATQTSPSGAFEKLGRSKIWSWPGKMTVLTGFIVSSFYSAVAGWIFGYFIEAVKGNLSSFASTEAVALHHTSLMQNPLWGVSFHFFFILICSTVLYLGVRGGIERWNKFLMPLLFVVLILLVLKGLTLPNAQDGLRFLFSPDWSLLTPAVLLTALGQAFFTLSVGQGTMVTYGSYLSKEENIVKSCVPILLMDTFVSIIAAMVIFTIAFSAGVEPSSGPALLFHTLPWVLSQIPGGYLMSVLFFLIVVLAALTSEISAMEPTIAYLIDEKGWNRHLAVWACGIGAFLLGIPSALSYSLLKNTTFFGLPFVDFIESICGHILIPAGGFFALILLLGRWGVWNALSELKVGSHEFFKRYPWILSYFWFCFKVSAPILMAIIFLNSLLMFF; this is translated from the coding sequence ATGAACAGCGCTTCAGTTCGAGGATCGTGGGGATCACGAATTGGTTTTATTTTTGCGGTAGCAGGCTCTGCTGTAGGTTTAGCGAATATTTGGAGATTTCCTTATCTCGTCGGTAAACATGGTGGAGCTGCCTTTATTTTTGTTTATATTTTAAGCTTGTTGTTGATTGGATTTCCTGTTTTTATTGCGGAAATTTTGATTGGGCGTGCCACGCAAACGAGCCCCAGCGGTGCATTCGAGAAATTAGGTAGATCGAAAATCTGGTCATGGCCTGGGAAAATGACTGTGTTAACCGGCTTTATTGTGAGTTCGTTTTATAGTGCTGTTGCCGGATGGATTTTTGGATATTTCATTGAAGCTGTAAAAGGAAATTTATCTTCTTTTGCCTCAACTGAGGCTGTTGCACTTCACCACACTTCCCTCATGCAAAACCCTTTGTGGGGAGTTTCCTTTCATTTCTTTTTTATTTTGATTTGCAGCACGGTTCTCTATCTAGGTGTTAGAGGAGGAATTGAAAGATGGAATAAGTTTTTAATGCCGCTTCTCTTTGTTGTCTTGATTCTTCTTGTTCTAAAAGGACTGACTTTACCGAACGCACAAGATGGATTACGTTTCCTATTCAGTCCCGATTGGAGTTTACTCACTCCTGCTGTTCTTTTGACAGCTCTTGGACAGGCGTTTTTTACTCTTAGTGTCGGGCAAGGGACGATGGTGACTTATGGAAGTTATCTTTCAAAAGAGGAGAATATTGTCAAAAGTTGTGTTCCTATTTTATTGATGGATACTTTTGTCTCGATTATAGCGGCGATGGTCATTTTTACAATTGCGTTTTCCGCGGGTGTTGAGCCGAGCTCTGGGCCTGCGTTGCTTTTCCATACCTTGCCTTGGGTGTTAAGTCAAATCCCAGGAGGATATTTGATGAGTGTGTTATTCTTTTTGATTGTGGTTTTGGCTGCTTTGACATCCGAAATTTCAGCAATGGAGCCTACAATTGCATATCTTATTGATGAAAAAGGATGGAACCGTCATCTTGCTGTTTGGGCATGTGGAATTGGTGCATTTCTTCTCGGTATTCCAAGTGCATTGTCGTATAGTTTATTAAAAAATACGACATTCTTTGGTTTGCCCTTTGTTGATTTTATTGAATCCATCTGTGGACATATTTTAATTCCTGCAGGTGGGTTTTTTGCACTCATTCTCTTGCTCGGACGTTGGGGGGTGTGGAATGCTTTAAGTGAGCTAAAAGTGGGATCTCATGAGTTTTTTAAGCGTTATCCCTGGATTTTATCGTACTTTTGGTTTTGCTTTAAAGTTTCGGCTCCTATTTTAATGGCGATTATTTTTTTGAATTCATTGCTGATGTTCTTTTAA
- a CDS encoding class I SAM-dependent methyltransferase → MLNWLKNFFSSDTFVFFLNFFKKPHQIGAVVPSSDQLAKAMTKYVGKCEGQEAFHYLEAGAGTGVFTDVILEKMRPQDHLDIVEVDAVFCELLEKKYAHKSNVHICNCSILDWHKDAFYDVIISGLPLNAFDPSIVEAVLLQYQVLTKKSGIVTYFEYQGIPEIKKILVGSKTRENFLKTSKLISNFSKSYEFCHVHVWRNFPPAIVHYFKIH, encoded by the coding sequence ATGCTTAATTGGTTGAAAAATTTTTTTTCGTCTGACACCTTCGTTTTTTTTCTCAATTTTTTTAAAAAACCGCATCAAATCGGGGCCGTTGTCCCTAGCTCAGATCAACTTGCCAAAGCCATGACTAAATATGTAGGAAAATGTGAAGGGCAAGAAGCTTTCCATTATCTTGAAGCCGGCGCTGGGACGGGTGTTTTTACAGATGTTATTCTGGAGAAAATGCGTCCACAGGATCATTTAGATATTGTGGAAGTCGATGCTGTTTTTTGCGAGTTGCTTGAGAAAAAATATGCTCATAAATCGAATGTGCATATTTGCAATTGCTCGATTCTTGATTGGCACAAAGATGCTTTTTATGATGTGATCATTTCTGGATTGCCCCTGAATGCTTTTGATCCGTCTATTGTGGAGGCTGTTCTTTTGCAATACCAAGTTTTAACTAAAAAAAGTGGAATCGTTACTTATTTTGAGTATCAAGGAATTCCAGAAATTAAAAAAATTTTAGTCGGATCTAAAACAAGGGAAAATTTTTTAAAAACGTCCAAGCTAATTTCTAACTTTTCTAAATCCTATGAATTCTGTCATGTGCATGTTTGGAGAAATTTTCCCCCAGCAATTGTGCATTATTTTAAAATTCACTAG
- a CDS encoding TMEM14 family protein has protein sequence MNIHASITWIYALLVLIGGIIGYIKAQSLVSFFMAAGFAILLGIAGWLMWKSRREGYYLAIALITFLGLFFLYRFSLSMKFMPAGFMVLLSLATGAAFAFLKESGD, from the coding sequence ATGAATATTCACGCCTCGATTACTTGGATATACGCACTTTTGGTGCTAATCGGAGGAATTATTGGATATATAAAAGCTCAAAGCTTAGTCTCTTTTTTTATGGCGGCGGGATTTGCCATTTTATTGGGAATCGCTGGTTGGCTCATGTGGAAAAGTAGAAGAGAAGGTTATTATTTGGCGATTGCTTTAATCACATTTTTAGGTCTCTTCTTTTTATATAGATTTTCCCTTTCCATGAAATTCATGCCCGCAGGCTTTATGGTCCTCTTAAGCCTTGCAACGGGAGCGGCGTTTGCTTTTTTAAAAGAGAGTGGAGACTAA
- a CDS encoding dienelactone hydrolase family protein: MHQEAVSYQVGGFKMKGYLAYDNASAAKRPAIVIAHAWKGLGEFECEKARQLANLGYVAFAADVFGGGKTAESDEEAGALMLPLFIDRKTLRERIRAAVEAVKQYAVVDPDKVGAIGFCFGGLTVIELLRSGADIVGAVSFHGVLGDTLGGNKAHIEPLAKEIKGALLILHGYEDPLVPPGHIVAIQKELNDANVDWQMDIYGHTSHAFTNPALKDYEQGLVYNEKSSQRAWRSMRNFFEEIF, from the coding sequence ATGCATCAAGAAGCTGTGTCTTATCAAGTAGGTGGCTTCAAAATGAAAGGTTATCTAGCTTATGATAATGCAAGCGCAGCCAAGAGGCCTGCGATTGTGATTGCACATGCTTGGAAAGGGCTAGGAGAATTTGAATGTGAAAAAGCCAGGCAGCTGGCTAACCTAGGATATGTTGCTTTTGCAGCGGATGTTTTTGGAGGGGGTAAAACTGCGGAGTCGGATGAGGAAGCTGGAGCTTTAATGTTACCTCTTTTTATTGACCGTAAAACATTGCGTGAAAGAATTCGAGCTGCAGTAGAGGCTGTTAAGCAATATGCTGTGGTAGATCCTGATAAAGTAGGCGCGATCGGGTTTTGTTTTGGTGGTCTAACTGTTATTGAACTCCTCAGAAGTGGGGCTGATATTGTTGGAGCTGTAAGCTTTCACGGTGTATTAGGAGATACTTTAGGAGGAAATAAAGCCCATATTGAGCCTTTGGCAAAAGAAATTAAAGGGGCTTTATTAATTCTGCATGGATATGAAGATCCTTTGGTTCCTCCTGGACATATTGTTGCGATTCAGAAAGAATTGAATGATGCTAACGTCGATTGGCAAATGGACATCTATGGACACACTTCCCATGCTTTTACAAATCCGGCTTTAAAGGATTATGAGCAAGGGCTTGTCTACAATGAAAAGTCTAGTCAACGCGCATGGAGGTCTATGCGCAATTTTTTTGAAGAAATATTTTAA
- a CDS encoding globin domain-containing protein, which produces MTHSHPYIPPEGPPQDIRLNPEIYTKMGQECIFKMLEDFYAELEKSSIRPLFPENMQEASKKSAAFFVFLLGGPPLYQQMYGAPMMRKRHLPFAIDEQARQVWLNCFKKILINAEDKYHFPPEHLFSFVHFLEKFSGWMVNKKEN; this is translated from the coding sequence ATGACTCATTCTCATCCATATATTCCCCCAGAAGGTCCTCCCCAAGATATCCGCTTAAATCCTGAAATTTATACCAAGATGGGCCAAGAATGTATTTTCAAAATGCTTGAAGATTTTTATGCGGAATTGGAAAAATCAAGTATTCGCCCACTTTTTCCAGAAAATATGCAGGAAGCTTCGAAAAAATCCGCCGCATTCTTTGTTTTTTTGCTTGGAGGTCCCCCTCTCTATCAACAGATGTATGGGGCCCCGATGATGCGAAAACGACATCTCCCCTTTGCGATAGATGAACAGGCCAGACAAGTTTGGCTAAACTGCTTTAAAAAAATTTTAATCAATGCGGAAGATAAATATCATTTCCCGCCTGAACATCTCTTTAGTTTTGTCCATTTTTTAGAAAAATTTTCTGGTTGGATGGTTAATAAAAAAGAAAACTAG